In the Telopea speciosissima isolate NSW1024214 ecotype Mountain lineage chromosome 2, Tspe_v1, whole genome shotgun sequence genome, one interval contains:
- the LOC122650852 gene encoding uncharacterized protein LOC122650852, which translates to MNTKITALERGTAPEESFRPGQHPFTRELMRAELPKGFKPPTFEGYDGKGDPNDHISYFNAMMIVYGGSDVVSCRSFPTSLKGPVALWSAKLKPNSIRSFTELAKAFVSHFQSSVKQKKTAANLLAVKQHSDESIRDYITRFNVESLEIKDLDDAMAFNALHNGVTNHDLVKSLALDPVATMPQLLDRCYQFADMFDIMKARKAMDGKVLEKKRASENNEKSKDTKRARSDRDQSPDYTPLNTTRTKILMEVYDRGLLQWPWPMFSRPEDRNKNKFCEFHKDVGHDTKNCRQLKREIEDVIQKGHLRRYVKGDVKDNTRGWEATRNNRGRDDRACRGDDRDRQGWESARRAKAKARFMAVAEVPEKKACTESVITFSDKDMEGLSWPHDDVVVVQAVIANRPVHRILVDTGASVDMHPTMHTCSLGLSRAL; encoded by the exons ATGAACACAAAAATTACAGCCCTGGAGAGGGGAACAGCCCCAGAAGAAAGCTTCAGGCCAGGCCAACATCCCTTTACAAGGGAGCTCATGAGAGCAGAGCTTCCCAAGGGTTTTAAACCCCCTACATTCGAGGGTTATGATGGGAAGGGCGATCCCAACGACCACATCAGTTACTTCAATGCCATGATGATAGTCTATGGTGGGTCCGATGTAGTATCCTGTCGATCTTTCCCCACCTCTCTCAAGGGGCCCGTGGCGTTGTGGTCCGCCAAATTGAAGCCTAACTCAATCCGAAGCTTCACAGAGTTGGCCAAGGCCTTTGTCAGCCACTTCCAGAGCAGTGTAAAGCAGAAGAAGACTGCAGCCAACTTGTTGGCTGTGAAGCAGCACTCTGATGAGTCCATCAGAGATTATATCACCCGCTTCAACGTGGAGAGCTtggagatcaaggacctggatGATGCAATGGCCTTCAACGCCTTGCACAATGGGGTCACCAACCACGACCTGGTGAAATCACTCGCGTTGGACCCAGTGGCGACCATGCCGCAGCTATTGGACCGTTGTTACCAATTTGCCGACATGTTCGATATCATGAAGGCAAGAAAAGCAATGGATGGCAAAGTCCTTGAGAAAAAGAGGGCAAGTGAAAACAATGAGAAGAGTAAGGACACCAAGAGAGCAAGGTCAGACAGAGACCAAAGTCCTGACTACACCCCGCTCAACACCACCAGGACCAAAATCCTAATGGAAGTCTATGATCGGGGACTGCTGCAGTGGCCCTGGCCAATGTTCTCCAGACCGGAGGACAGAAACAAGAATAAGTTCTGCGAGTTCCACAAAGACGTGGGCCATGACACTAAGAACTGCAggcaattgaagagagagattgaagatgTGATCCAAAAGGGCCACTTAAGACGGTATGTCAAAGGCGATGTAAAGGATAACACCCGAGGTTGGGAAGCCACGAGAAATAATCGTGGAAGGGACGACAGAGCTTgtagaggagatgatcgagatCGCCAAG GATGGGAGTCAGCCCGCAGAGCCAAGGCAAAGGCGAGGTTCATGGCTGTGGCTGAAGTCCCTGAGAAGAAAGCGTGCACTGAGTCCGTCATCACATTCTCAGACAAGGACATGGAGGGGCTGAGCTGGCCACACGACGATGTTGTCGTGGTTCAGGCAGTTATAGCCAATAGACCAGTCCACAGGATACTGGTGGATACGGGGGCATCTGTAGACATGCATCCTACGATGCATACTTGTAGTTTGGGTTTGAGCCGGGCACTTTGA
- the LOC122650851 gene encoding glycosyltransferase BC10-like — MKQQEQRPSVSIAKIFKDQLRMGSLLSNFLFLGFGVALGIIVSSFLMNNMPISSVATQFSDSPLPTTFPVTNISEASISPPAPPVSIPPPAPSPSLLPSSDENSTTKELFGLKDFLKVPDDAMHNMTEEELLWRASMVPRIDEFPYKLIPKVAFMFLTRGPLPFAPLWEKFFKGFEGLYSIYVHSDPSFNESDPQGSVFYGRRIPSKEVQWGEFSLIEGERRLLANALLDFSNQRFVLLSESCIPIFNFTTIYSYLTNSTETFVEVYDDPSPVGRGRYNPQMSPVIELEQWRKGSQWFEMDRQMAIEIISDRIFYPVYEKFCNGPCYADEHYIPTVVNLLFPKTNSNRTLTWVDWSKGGPHPFMFMRTDVTFELLETLRSGSNCEYNGNTTTTCHLFARKFHPNTLDRLLRFAPKVLGFHQ, encoded by the exons ATGAAACAACAAGAACAGAGACCGTCAGTCTCCATAGCGAAGATCTTCAAAGACCAATTACGTATGGGTAGCCTCCTCTCTAATTTCCTCTTCCTTGGGTTTGGTGTTGCCCTCGGAATCATTGTTAGTTCCTTTCTCATGAATAATATGCCAATCAGTTCAGTAGCTACCCAATTCTCTGACTCTCCATTACCAACAACATTTCCGGTCACCAACATTTCTGAAGCTTCAATAAGCCCTCCGGCACCACCGGTAAGTATTCCACCACCggcaccatcaccatcactattGCCATCCAGTGACGAGAATAGTACTACCAAAGAACTTTTTGGATTGAAGGACTTCTTGAAGGTACCTGATGATGCTATGCACAATATGACCGAGGAGGAATTGTTGTGGAGAGCATCGATGGTTCCTCGGATTGATGAGTTCCCTTACAAGCTCATCCCTAAGGTTGCTTTCATGTTCTTGACAAGAGGACCATTGCCATTTGCTCCTCTTTGGGAGAAATTCTTTAAAGGATTTGAAGGGCTCTACTCCATTTACGTGCACTCTGATCCATCCTTCAATGAGTCTGATCCTCAAGGTTCGGTGTTCTACGGTCGAAGGATTCCCAGTAAG GAAGTACAATGGGGAGAATTTAGCTTGATCGAAGGAGAAAGAAGACTACTAGCAAATGCTCTACTAGACTTTTCCAACCAAAGATTCGTTCTCTTATCAGAATCATGCATTCCTATCTTCAACTTCACAACCATCTACTCTTACCTCACTAATTCTACAGAAACTTTTGTAGAAGTTTACGATGACCCAAGCCCTGTAGGGCGTGGGCGTTACAATCCTCAAATGAGCCCAGTTATTGAACTCGAACAATGGCGAAAAGGGTCACAATGGTTCGAGATGGATCGACAGATGGCAATCGAGATAATCTCTGATCGTATCTTTTATCCTGTTTATGAGAAATTTTGCAATGGTCCTTGTTATGCAGATGAACACTATATTCCTACTGTTGTGAATCTCTTGTTTCCAAAGACGAATTCAAACAGAACTTTGACATGGGTTGATTGGTCAAAAGGAGGACCACACCCTTTCATGTTTATGAGAACGGATGTGACTTTTGAGTTATTAGAGACTTTAAGGAGTGGGAGCAACTGTGAGTACAATGGCAATACCACCACTACCTGTCATTTGTTTGCAAGAAAATTCCATCCTAACACTTTGGATAGGTTGTTAAGGTTTGCTCCCAAGGTTTTGGGTTTCCATCAATAA